In Roseomonas fluvialis, one genomic interval encodes:
- the serB gene encoding phosphoserine phosphatase SerB has translation MDHVLTLIAPPGGISTATLHAARDALAALGAATGTPDWLAPDEAADLPFSGLAAEQADAAARVALAGAAVDIIAQASAGRRKRLLIADMDSTIVTTETLDELAGQAGIKDRIAAITKRAMNGELDFEGALRERVGMLAGLPVEAMQRTWEETELMPGARELVATMRANGARCALVSGGFTFFTGRVAALVGFHEHHSNTLLEAEGRLTGHVADPILGRNAKLVTLKRLAAEEGIGLDATLAVGDGANDLDMIQAAGLGVAFRAKPVVAAASRARVDHGDLRALLFAQGYRVGEFAAG, from the coding sequence ATGGACCATGTTCTCACCCTGATCGCGCCGCCGGGCGGCATCTCCACCGCGACGCTGCACGCCGCACGGGATGCGCTGGCCGCGCTCGGCGCCGCCACCGGCACGCCGGACTGGCTGGCGCCGGACGAAGCGGCCGACCTGCCCTTCAGCGGCCTCGCGGCCGAGCAGGCGGATGCCGCCGCGCGCGTGGCACTGGCGGGTGCAGCGGTCGACATCATCGCCCAGGCCTCGGCAGGCCGGCGCAAGCGCCTGCTGATCGCCGACATGGACAGCACCATCGTCACCACCGAGACGCTGGACGAACTCGCCGGTCAGGCCGGCATCAAGGACCGCATCGCCGCCATCACGAAGCGGGCGATGAATGGCGAACTGGATTTCGAAGGCGCCCTTCGCGAACGCGTCGGCATGCTGGCCGGCCTGCCGGTCGAGGCCATGCAGCGCACCTGGGAAGAAACCGAATTGATGCCCGGGGCGCGCGAACTGGTTGCGACCATGCGGGCGAACGGCGCGCGCTGCGCGCTGGTCTCCGGCGGCTTCACCTTCTTCACCGGCCGCGTCGCGGCGCTGGTGGGTTTCCACGAACATCACTCCAACACCCTGCTGGAGGCGGAGGGCCGCCTCACCGGCCATGTCGCCGACCCGATCCTCGGGCGCAACGCGAAACTCGTGACATTGAAGCGCCTGGCGGCGGAGGAAGGCATCGGGCTCGACGCCACGTTGGCGGTAGGTGATGGCGCCAATGACCTCGACATGATCCAGGCGGCGGGTCTGGGCGTGGCGTTCAGGGCAAAGCCGGTGGTCGCGGCCGCGTCGCGCGCGCGCGTCGATCACGGCGACCTGCGCGCGCTGCTGTTCGCGCAGGGCTACCGCGTGGGTGAATTCGCCGCGGGCTGA
- the hflC gene encoding protease modulator HflC, which yields MNRTIAAIAALAVIVVTAASTLFTVQQTQQVLITQFGQPIRVINEPGLHYKLPFIQSVITFDRRLLDFDAPGEEVILGDQRRLIVDSFTRYRITDPLEFYRTVGATEGGIRGRLNSIVSSSLRRVLGNEPLLSVLSTDRTRIMGEIRNQVNTEARQFGIEVVDVRIRRADLPEENTQAILSRMQSERERVAREARAEGAEIGQRVRAGAERERTVLIAEAQAQSDILRGQGEQEAIRIVAEAFSKDLDFFQFWRSMQAYREAFSEGNTRMVMTPESEFFRFFRDSGGRLQPLPGTPVTPPTPTTAPAATPQ from the coding sequence ATGAACCGCACCATTGCCGCGATCGCGGCGCTCGCCGTCATCGTCGTGACGGCGGCCTCCACGCTGTTCACCGTGCAGCAGACGCAGCAGGTGCTCATCACGCAGTTCGGCCAGCCGATCCGCGTCATCAACGAGCCCGGGCTGCACTACAAGCTGCCGTTCATCCAGTCGGTCATCACCTTCGACCGCCGGCTGCTCGACTTCGACGCGCCCGGCGAGGAAGTGATCCTGGGCGACCAGCGCCGCCTGATCGTGGACAGCTTCACCCGCTATCGCATCACCGACCCGCTGGAATTCTACCGGACGGTCGGTGCGACCGAGGGCGGCATTCGCGGCCGGCTGAATTCGATCGTCTCGTCGTCGCTGCGTCGTGTGCTCGGCAACGAGCCGCTGCTGTCGGTGCTGTCCACCGACCGCACGCGGATCATGGGCGAAATCCGCAACCAGGTGAACACCGAAGCGCGTCAGTTCGGCATCGAGGTCGTGGACGTGCGCATCCGCCGCGCCGACCTGCCGGAGGAGAACACCCAGGCGATCCTGTCGCGCATGCAGTCGGAGCGTGAGCGCGTGGCCCGCGAAGCCCGCGCCGAGGGTGCCGAAATCGGCCAACGCGTGCGCGCCGGCGCCGAGCGCGAACGCACCGTGCTGATCGCGGAGGCGCAGGCCCAGTCCGACATCCTGCGTGGTCAGGGCGAGCAGGAAGCCATCCGCATCGTCGCGGAAGCCTTCAGCAAGGACCTCGACTTCTTCCAGTTCTGGCGCTCGATGCAGGCGTATCGGGAGGCCTTCTCCGAGGGCAATACGCGCATGGTCATGACGCCGGAATCGGAATTTTTCCGCTTCTTCCGCGACAGCGGCGGCCGCCTGCAGCCGCTGCCCGGCACGCCCGTGACGCCCCCGACGCCGACGACGGCACCCGCTGCGACGCCGCAGTGA
- a CDS encoding DUF6311 domain-containing protein — protein MPRVASVIGGFAAAALGVLVIHSAFGGFILPPSDTGWMLSGRIGPDPVQYWLGWTAFARDEWRVPPGANPGWGMELASSVFYADAIPLVAFAFKALRPLVEVSQYWGLWIYACGALQAVMAWLLMGRATADPLARLAVAGLFVMQPLLLGRLGGHFALGGQFLLLVGLWLCVVPGQGVRRAIAWALLMAAAAMVQAYILPMVGALWAADWLARAADRDRRRAALAGAEALSVPAAGIAGLWAGGFFLLGGGFGGTWGGYGKMQLDLLAPFDRGYWGALLPDIETAGHLEAGNSYPGLGALAVIGLGALAWATGPRGALRRHWALLLVLAGLLMLAVTHRVAIGGREFEVLPLPDWIVSRADALRASERFFWPVLYAALFGAAVALVRRLGRRAGFVLLAGLMLQAVDLRPGFARLHHYFVVQPPTVSLRLSDPFWLEAARRYDFVRVVPTGMQAPNWEEVAVYAATLELQTDAVYLARLDPRAVEAVNARVAGLLERGAHEARTFYVLGDDAALARARAGMDPARDLLERFNDRWVLAPGWRLQPAANSPTR, from the coding sequence ATGCCGCGGGTCGCATCCGTCATCGGCGGCTTCGCGGCAGCGGCCCTTGGGGTGCTGGTCATCCACAGCGCCTTCGGCGGCTTCATCCTGCCGCCATCGGATACGGGCTGGATGCTGTCGGGCCGCATCGGGCCCGACCCGGTGCAGTACTGGCTCGGCTGGACCGCCTTCGCGCGCGACGAATGGCGGGTCCCGCCAGGCGCCAATCCCGGCTGGGGCATGGAGCTGGCGTCGTCGGTCTTCTACGCGGATGCGATCCCGCTGGTCGCCTTTGCCTTCAAGGCGCTGCGGCCGCTGGTCGAGGTCTCGCAGTATTGGGGCCTGTGGATCTACGCCTGCGGCGCTCTGCAGGCGGTCATGGCATGGCTGCTCATGGGGCGCGCCACCGCGGACCCGCTCGCGCGGCTGGCGGTTGCGGGCCTGTTCGTGATGCAGCCGCTGCTGCTGGGCCGGCTCGGTGGGCATTTCGCACTGGGCGGGCAGTTCCTGTTGTTGGTTGGGCTTTGGTTGTGCGTGGTGCCGGGGCAGGGGGTGCGCCGCGCCATTGCCTGGGCGTTGCTGATGGCCGCGGCGGCGATGGTGCAGGCCTATATCCTGCCCATGGTGGGCGCGCTCTGGGCGGCGGATTGGCTTGCGCGCGCGGCGGATCGAGACCGGCGGCGCGCTGCTTTGGCCGGCGCCGAGGCGCTGAGCGTGCCGGCCGCCGGGATCGCGGGCCTTTGGGCGGGCGGGTTCTTCCTGCTCGGGGGCGGCTTCGGGGGGACCTGGGGCGGGTACGGGAAGATGCAACTCGACCTGCTTGCCCCGTTCGACCGCGGCTACTGGGGTGCGCTGCTGCCGGACATCGAGACCGCGGGGCACCTCGAGGCCGGCAATTCCTATCCGGGGCTCGGCGCGCTCGCGGTTATCGGATTGGGCGCGCTGGCCTGGGCGACCGGGCCGCGCGGCGCGCTGCGGCGGCACTGGGCGCTGCTGCTGGTTCTGGCGGGGCTGCTGATGCTCGCCGTGACGCATCGCGTGGCGATCGGCGGGCGGGAATTCGAGGTGCTGCCGCTGCCGGACTGGATCGTCTCCCGTGCCGATGCGTTGCGTGCCTCGGAGCGCTTCTTCTGGCCGGTGCTCTACGCCGCGCTGTTCGGTGCCGCGGTGGCGTTGGTGCGCAGGCTCGGCCGACGCGCGGGTTTCGTGCTGCTCGCCGGGTTGATGCTGCAGGCGGTCGACCTGCGCCCGGGATTCGCGCGGCTGCACCATTACTTCGTGGTTCAGCCGCCCACCGTGTCGCTGCGCCTGTCCGATCCGTTCTGGCTGGAGGCGGCCCGGCGCTACGACTTCGTGCGGGTTGTGCCCACCGGCATGCAGGCGCCGAACTGGGAGGAGGTCGCGGTCTATGCCGCAACGCTCGAGTTGCAGACCGATGCCGTGTACCTTGCACGGCTCGATCCGCGCGCGGTGGAGGCAGTGAATGCGCGCGTGGCGGGCCTGCTGGAACGCGGCGCGCACGAAGCGCGCACCTTCTACGTCCTGGGCGACGATGCCGCGCTGGCACGCGCCCGTGCGGGGATGGATCCGGCGCGCGACCTGCTGGAGCGCTTCAACGACCGGTGGGTGCTGGCCCCCGGCTGGCGGCTTCAGCCCGCGGCGAATTCACCCACGCGGTAG
- a CDS encoding DUF2065 domain-containing protein, translating to MAVVLALEGIAYALAPEAMRRGLVVLIQASEQRLRIGGLVAALVGVSVAWLLNGL from the coding sequence GTGGCCGTCGTGCTCGCCCTGGAGGGCATTGCCTACGCGCTGGCGCCGGAGGCGATGCGCCGCGGCCTGGTCGTCCTGATCCAGGCCTCGGAGCAACGGCTTCGGATCGGTGGTCTGGTTGCGGCGTTGGTCGGCGTGTCGGTCGCCTGGCTGTTGAACGGGCTGTGA
- a CDS encoding DegQ family serine endoprotease, translating into MRFAVLAFAAVLAVAPLATDAVAQRAPESFAPLARQLLPAVVNISTTQAVQARPGRPDAPDVPQAPPGSPFEEFFRDFFNRNRPPGQEGAPTPPGPGTGPQQRPQRRGQSLGSGFIIDAQQGIVVTNNHVIDGADEINVILSDNTSIRAELLGTDPRTDIAVLRIRTDKPLTAVPWGNSDEALVGDWVIAIGNPFGLGGSVTAGIVSARGRDIRQGLYDDFIQTDAAINRGNSGGPLFNMAGQVIGINTAIYSPSGGSIGIGFSIPSNLAQRIVAQLRDGGRVRRGWLGVNIQQVTDEIAEALRLPNGARGALVARAQEGGPAAEGGIRSGDVILRFNGAEVREMRNLPRIVADNVVGTQVPVVVWRDGKEETVTITLGELPAEQAQAAGAAPAAPAPAQPVELAGLGLRVAPITDELRQRFNLRAEQRGVVIVEVAPNSPAAERELRPGDVIVEVQQERVATPAEVQERIARLRQQNRAVALFAVEGAGGQRFVPLRLRGERGAPG; encoded by the coding sequence GTGCGCTTCGCCGTCCTTGCCTTCGCCGCCGTCCTGGCGGTCGCTCCTCTCGCAACCGATGCCGTCGCGCAACGCGCGCCCGAGAGCTTCGCGCCGCTCGCGCGCCAGCTTCTCCCGGCCGTGGTCAACATCTCGACCACCCAGGCGGTCCAGGCGCGCCCCGGCCGCCCGGATGCCCCGGACGTGCCGCAGGCGCCGCCGGGCAGCCCCTTCGAGGAATTCTTCCGCGACTTCTTCAACCGCAACCGTCCGCCCGGCCAGGAAGGCGCGCCGACGCCGCCGGGCCCAGGCACCGGACCGCAGCAGCGCCCGCAACGCCGCGGCCAGTCGCTCGGCTCCGGCTTCATCATCGATGCGCAGCAGGGCATCGTGGTGACCAACAACCACGTCATCGACGGGGCGGACGAGATCAACGTCATCCTGTCCGACAACACCTCGATCCGCGCCGAGCTGCTGGGCACCGACCCGCGCACCGACATCGCGGTGCTGCGCATCCGCACCGATAAGCCGCTGACCGCCGTGCCCTGGGGCAATTCGGACGAGGCGCTGGTCGGCGACTGGGTGATCGCGATCGGCAATCCCTTCGGCCTCGGCGGGTCCGTCACGGCGGGCATCGTCTCGGCGCGCGGGCGTGACATCCGTCAGGGCCTGTACGACGACTTCATCCAGACCGACGCCGCGATCAACCGCGGCAATTCCGGCGGTCCGCTGTTCAACATGGCCGGCCAGGTGATCGGCATCAACACGGCCATCTATTCGCCCTCAGGCGGGTCGATCGGCATTGGCTTCTCGATCCCGTCGAACCTGGCCCAACGCATCGTGGCGCAGCTGCGCGACGGCGGGCGCGTGCGCCGCGGCTGGCTCGGCGTGAACATCCAGCAGGTCACGGACGAGATCGCCGAGGCGCTGCGCCTGCCCAACGGCGCGCGCGGCGCCCTGGTGGCGCGTGCGCAGGAAGGCGGGCCGGCGGCCGAGGGCGGTATCAGGTCCGGCGATGTGATCTTGCGCTTCAACGGCGCCGAGGTTCGCGAGATGCGCAACCTGCCGCGCATCGTGGCGGACAACGTGGTGGGCACGCAGGTTCCCGTCGTGGTGTGGCGCGATGGCAAGGAGGAGACGGTGACCATCACGCTCGGCGAATTGCCCGCCGAGCAGGCGCAGGCCGCCGGTGCGGCGCCCGCCGCGCCCGCGCCGGCGCAGCCGGTGGAACTCGCCGGCCTTGGCCTGCGCGTCGCGCCCATCACGGATGAACTGCGCCAGCGCTTCAACCTGCGCGCCGAGCAGCGCGGCGTCGTGATCGTCGAGGTCGCGCCGAACAGCCCCGCGGCGGAGCGCGAACTGCGCCCCGGCGACGTGATCGTCGAGGTCCAGCAGGAGCGTGTCGCGACTCCCGCCGAGGTGCAGGAGCGCATCGCGCGGCTGCGCCAGCAGAACCGCGCCGTCGCGCTGTTCGCGGTGGAGGGTGCCGGTGGCCAGCGCTTCGTGCCGCTGCGCCTGCGCGGCGAGCGCGGCGCGCCTGGCTGA